In the Alteromonas sp. M12 genome, one interval contains:
- a CDS encoding DUF3820 family protein: protein MFDPTVIKQAVNQTMPFGKYAGRKLLHLPEPYLVWFHQKGFPEGKLGEQLALMYEIKLNGLESMLAPLLDENQ, encoded by the coding sequence ATGTTTGATCCAACAGTTATAAAACAAGCAGTAAACCAAACAATGCCATTTGGTAAATACGCAGGACGAAAACTGCTGCACTTACCTGAGCCTTATTTGGTGTGGTTTCACCAAAAAGGATTTCCAGAAGGAAAACTGGGGGAGCAATTGGCTTTGATGTATGAAATAAAACTCAACGGATTAGAGTCTATGCTTGCACCTTTATTAGATGAAAACCAGTAG
- a CDS encoding YiiX/YebB-like N1pC/P60 family cysteine hydrolase, translated as MNPLNWIGNKIAHFLQKPSPTYRSETTCEPDALLKTLKKGDVLLIDGVSRVSTAIKYLTQSTWSHATLCISDQYGIENPDIAKVHLLEADVVEGVRVVNLQEYVDQGTRICRPVSLNQQDIDKIVDYARQRIGHQYDTKNILDLARYLIQTPPVPVGWRRNMLSLGSGDPTRAICSSLLAQAFQSIGYPILPQKITRPQSTLVRSKINHFFQSRHHTLFVPKDFDISPYFAIIKPTIELHFDPYSFNWVSESELKQENQQPTVVKD; from the coding sequence TTGAATCCATTGAATTGGATAGGCAATAAAATAGCGCACTTTCTACAAAAGCCTAGCCCAACCTATCGTAGTGAGACCACTTGCGAGCCTGATGCTTTATTAAAAACCCTCAAAAAAGGCGATGTGCTGTTGATTGATGGTGTAAGTAGGGTGAGCACCGCAATTAAATATTTAACTCAGTCTACTTGGTCACACGCGACGCTATGCATAAGCGACCAATACGGTATTGAAAATCCAGATATTGCTAAAGTCCATTTACTCGAAGCTGATGTTGTGGAGGGTGTCAGGGTGGTAAATTTACAGGAATATGTGGATCAAGGGACAAGAATTTGTCGGCCAGTCAGTCTCAATCAACAGGATATTGACAAAATTGTAGACTATGCGAGACAAAGAATTGGGCATCAATACGATACCAAAAATATTCTCGATTTAGCTCGTTATTTAATCCAAACTCCGCCGGTACCTGTGGGGTGGAGGCGGAATATGTTGTCTCTGGGGAGCGGAGATCCGACTAGAGCAATTTGTTCTTCATTATTGGCACAAGCATTTCAATCAATTGGTTACCCCATTTTGCCACAAAAAATTACACGGCCTCAAAGTACGCTTGTCAGATCTAAAATAAATCATTTTTTCCAATCTAGGCACCACACACTTTTTGTACCTAAGGACTTTGATATATCACCATACTTTGCCATTATAAAGCCGACTATCGAATTACATTTTGATCCTTATTCGTTTAACTGGGTTTCTGAATCCGAATTAAAACAAGAAAATCAACAGCCAACTGTTGTAAAAGATTAA
- a CDS encoding response regulator, with product MNPQISKETKVLVVDDQVLAKGYMKYSLEELGFNNITYVDRAQHALNKIRHEHYDLIICSYNLKKDHDGYHLYDQLKHNGELEPSTAFIFISADTTSDLVHSIVELQPDDFLAKPFTVNDLDRRLTKVLVRKRALKKVYRFMGKGQLSKALAEVELFLSEPKNAEFFPLALKTKGELLLACGHFEQAKEFYQAIINVQSFTWAQLGLVNAHIRLNEDDDAEKLVLELAFKSDSQLAAYDLLSALHIKQKDFDVALECVVMATEISPRNIRRHKTALDLSRITHDYETQFDAAKKIVRFAKDSIHDKPENYLNVARAGIDFAMTADESETYNLLKQANEYVKQFKSAFPKAELHDQIKVIDARLLYLQDEKENAKALLDQLAEENWELESMDALLDKAKAFHELGLYEKSSNIMDVIEQRCKKDEKQGSLFLHYVRQEKLERSTIKQTPKELNNSAVAFYRRGDLEDALRVFRQAFTVMPKNIAIALNLLQAITMNENTNRADLSIQKLIDNCIRVIENGELNDEQFERYQKVREMLHESA from the coding sequence ATGAATCCCCAAATATCGAAAGAGACAAAAGTACTAGTCGTTGATGATCAAGTTTTAGCAAAAGGATATATGAAATATTCCTTAGAAGAACTCGGCTTTAATAACATTACTTATGTGGATAGAGCTCAACATGCATTGAATAAAATCAGGCATGAGCACTACGATCTTATAATTTGCTCATACAACTTAAAGAAAGATCACGATGGTTATCACCTTTACGATCAGCTAAAACATAATGGCGAGCTAGAACCAAGCACCGCATTTATTTTTATCAGTGCTGACACCACCTCTGATTTAGTTCACAGCATTGTCGAGTTGCAACCCGATGACTTTCTGGCCAAGCCCTTTACAGTAAATGATTTGGATAGACGCTTAACAAAAGTGTTAGTGAGAAAACGAGCGTTAAAAAAAGTCTATCGTTTTATGGGTAAAGGTCAGCTTTCCAAAGCACTGGCTGAAGTTGAATTATTTTTATCCGAGCCCAAAAACGCTGAGTTTTTTCCTCTGGCCCTTAAAACCAAAGGAGAGTTACTATTAGCCTGCGGTCACTTTGAGCAAGCAAAAGAGTTTTATCAAGCAATAATCAATGTGCAATCGTTCACGTGGGCGCAGTTAGGCTTAGTAAACGCCCATATTCGACTCAATGAAGATGATGATGCGGAAAAGTTAGTCCTGGAATTAGCCTTTAAATCCGATTCGCAATTAGCCGCATACGATTTATTATCAGCTCTGCATATCAAACAAAAAGATTTTGATGTCGCTCTCGAGTGCGTTGTGATGGCAACTGAAATCTCACCTCGAAACATCAGACGCCACAAAACCGCCTTGGATTTATCGCGCATTACCCATGACTACGAAACCCAATTTGATGCCGCCAAAAAGATTGTACGTTTTGCTAAAGATTCCATTCACGATAAGCCAGAAAACTATCTAAACGTTGCGCGAGCCGGTATTGACTTTGCCATGACAGCAGATGAAAGTGAAACCTACAACTTACTTAAACAAGCTAATGAATATGTAAAACAATTCAAGTCTGCATTCCCCAAAGCGGAACTACATGACCAAATTAAAGTGATTGATGCCCGATTACTTTATTTACAAGATGAAAAAGAAAATGCCAAAGCCCTGCTTGATCAGCTTGCAGAAGAAAACTGGGAATTAGAAAGTATGGATGCCCTGTTAGACAAAGCCAAAGCGTTTCATGAGTTAGGACTTTACGAAAAATCAAGCAACATCATGGATGTGATCGAACAACGTTGTAAGAAGGACGAAAAGCAAGGCAGTTTATTTTTACACTATGTTAGACAAGAGAAACTGGAACGATCCACTATTAAACAAACTCCCAAAGAGCTTAACAATTCAGCAGTCGCTTTTTACAGACGGGGGGATCTTGAAGATGCCTTACGAGTTTTCAGACAAGCCTTTACGGTTATGCCAAAAAATATCGCTATTGCATTAAATTTACTACAAGCCATTACCATGAATGAAAATACCAATAGAGCTGACCTTTCAATTCAAAAACTTATCGATAATTGTATTAGGGTGATAGAAAACGGCGAACTAAATGATGAACAGTTTGAGCGTTATCAAAAGGTAAGAGAGATGCTGCACGAGAGTGCCTAA
- a CDS encoding YaeQ family protein yields MALKPTIYKFRISLADMDRHHYDNLSLIVAQHPSETTQRMMARIVAFCIHAQDGLELTKGLSETAEPDIWVKQPNDDISLWIEIGEPDAERIKKATRLASNVIVYSFNTKSDVWWQQSATKFKQLNAKFYRFDWQHICQLTELIERTMDITVTIADQSAFIATNLGECEVPWDELQAG; encoded by the coding sequence ATGGCATTGAAGCCGACAATTTATAAGTTTCGTATTTCGTTGGCTGACATGGACAGGCATCATTATGATAATTTGAGTTTAATAGTGGCACAACACCCATCTGAAACAACGCAGCGGATGATGGCTAGAATTGTTGCTTTTTGTATTCATGCTCAAGATGGACTGGAATTAACCAAAGGATTAAGCGAAACCGCAGAGCCGGACATTTGGGTGAAACAGCCAAATGATGACATAAGTTTATGGATAGAAATTGGTGAGCCTGACGCAGAAAGAATTAAAAAAGCTACTCGTTTGGCCTCTAATGTGATTGTTTATAGTTTTAATACTAAGTCTGATGTGTGGTGGCAGCAATCAGCCACAAAATTTAAACAGCTAAATGCAAAATTCTATAGATTTGATTGGCAACACATATGTCAACTTACTGAATTAATTGAAAGAACAATGGATATAACAGTTACCATTGCAGATCAATCTGCATTCATCGCCACAAATCTAGGTGAATGTGAAGTTCCTTGGGATGAACTTCAGGCAGGTTAA
- a CDS encoding DUF1272 domain-containing protein codes for MLELRPNCEWCDKDLPPESTEACICTYECTFCQSCVDSVLLNVCPNCGGGFSTRPIRPARPFRLGVSLQSHPASTKRVNSPYSKEEIEAFRKTVVTK; via the coding sequence ATGCTTGAACTTAGGCCAAATTGTGAGTGGTGTGATAAAGATTTACCCCCTGAGAGCACCGAAGCCTGTATCTGTACTTACGAATGTACTTTTTGTCAGAGCTGCGTCGATTCTGTATTGCTGAATGTTTGTCCAAATTGTGGAGGTGGTTTTAGCACAAGACCAATAAGGCCAGCGAGGCCTTTTAGGCTAGGGGTTAGCCTACAAAGTCATCCAGCCTCTACAAAGCGCGTTAACAGTCCTTATTCAAAAGAGGAAATTGAGGCATTTCGGAAAACTGTAGTGACCAAATAA
- the gltX gene encoding glutamate--tRNA ligase, with translation MSVITRFAPSPTGYLHVGGARTALYSWLYAKSKGGKFVLRIEDTDIERSTQSAIDAILEGMDWLGLDYDDGPYYQTKRFDRYKELIEQLLSEGKAYKCFMSSAELDDIREKQMAAGEKPRYPGTWRDRTDHPEGQPFAIRFKNPLEGKVVINDHIRGKIEIANAELDDLIIQRSDGTPTYNFCVVVDDWDMGISHVVRGEDHINNTPRQINILKALDAPVPEYAHVSMILGDDGKKLSKRHGAVGVMQYRDDGYLPQALLNYLVRLGWSHGDQEIFSKQEMIELFDLDSIGQSASAFNTEKLIWLNQHYIKTLPANEVAEHARWHFEQQNIDLSNGPKLEAVIEAQADRVKNLVELAQISRYFYEEYEEFDANAAKKHLRPVAKEALLLVKEKLSNIDDWTPVSIQNAINDTAQELEIGMGKVGMPLRVAVTGAGNSPSLDVTLNLLKPEQIAQRIDKALIYIANREKS, from the coding sequence ATGTCCGTGATCACCCGATTTGCCCCTAGTCCCACCGGTTATTTACATGTAGGAGGTGCCAGAACTGCACTTTACTCATGGTTATATGCCAAGAGTAAAGGAGGTAAGTTTGTCTTACGGATTGAAGATACTGACATTGAGCGTTCTACCCAGTCGGCTATCGATGCCATTTTGGAAGGAATGGATTGGTTAGGTTTGGATTACGATGACGGACCTTATTATCAAACTAAACGATTTGATCGCTATAAAGAATTGATCGAACAGTTGCTCAGCGAGGGGAAAGCTTATAAGTGTTTTATGAGCTCAGCGGAATTAGACGATATTCGCGAAAAGCAAATGGCCGCGGGAGAAAAGCCTCGTTATCCTGGAACATGGCGAGATAGAACGGATCATCCTGAAGGACAACCTTTTGCTATTCGCTTTAAAAATCCACTCGAAGGTAAAGTGGTCATCAACGACCATATACGAGGAAAGATCGAAATTGCCAATGCTGAATTAGATGATTTGATTATTCAGCGCAGTGATGGAACCCCCACTTACAATTTTTGCGTAGTAGTAGATGATTGGGATATGGGAATTTCTCATGTGGTACGTGGCGAAGATCATATTAATAATACGCCTCGTCAAATTAACATCTTAAAAGCATTGGACGCACCTGTGCCCGAATATGCTCACGTATCGATGATTTTAGGAGATGATGGAAAAAAATTATCAAAACGACATGGTGCCGTGGGTGTTATGCAATACAGAGATGATGGTTATCTACCTCAAGCCCTGTTGAATTACCTTGTTCGTTTAGGTTGGTCTCATGGTGACCAAGAAATATTCTCTAAACAGGAAATGATTGAATTATTTGATTTAGATTCAATCGGCCAATCAGCTTCTGCATTTAATACTGAAAAGCTTATTTGGTTGAACCAACATTACATTAAAACGCTTCCTGCGAATGAAGTAGCTGAACACGCTAGATGGCATTTTGAACAACAGAACATAGACTTGTCTAATGGACCTAAACTTGAAGCTGTTATTGAAGCGCAAGCCGATCGTGTAAAAAACTTGGTAGAGTTGGCACAGATTAGTCGATATTTTTATGAAGAGTATGAAGAGTTCGACGCCAATGCCGCGAAAAAACATTTACGGCCAGTTGCTAAAGAAGCGTTGTTATTAGTAAAAGAAAAATTATCTAATATTGATGACTGGACGCCTGTATCAATTCAGAACGCAATTAATGACACTGCGCAAGAATTAGAGATTGGAATGGGTAAAGTCGGCATGCCGTTGCGTGTGGCCGTTACAGGGGCAGGGAATTCGCCGTCACTAGACGTCACTCTAAATCTGTTAAAACCTGAACAAATTGCTCAACGAATCGACAAAGCGCTCATTTATATAGCAAACAGAGAGAAATCATAA
- a CDS encoding ABC transporter ATP-binding protein/permease: MRSRRIPIDPDTPVNWLVLKQLWPYLLEFKQRVLLAFLCLVAAKVASVGLPFVLKHTVDSLNSKTEQLILAPIALIIAYGTLRLANVLFGEIRDTLFGRVTERAMRRVGLRVFEHLHSLDLDFHLNRQTGGLTRDIERGTSGISFLMRFMVFNIGPTLIEIAMVVGLLFYNYGFNFAIVILLSVVFYVIFSMKATDWRTKYVREVNLADSSTNTRAIDSLLNYETVKYFNNEAYEAERYDKDLAGWESARRKNRLSLFALNGGQALIIAIAMTAMMAMAAYGVADGVMTIGDFVLINAFTMQIFMPLNFLGFVYREIRGSLANIENLFALLGKSPEVKNNHKDSDLKVSGAQITFSNVGFCYNNDRPILNNLSFSIDAGKKIAVVGESGAGKSTIVKLLFRFYDVTTGKILIDNQDISQVSQQSLRKAIGIVPQDTVLFNDSIFENVRYGRPTASDDEVQQAIDLAHLRKFVDSLPKGAETQVGERGLKLSGGEKQRIAIARTILKKPPILVFDEATSSLDSQSEKAILDAIKEVSQGHTSVVIAHRLSTIIDADKIVVVDNGAVVEQGTHSELLNQNGLYKKLWDTQQNSEHHD; the protein is encoded by the coding sequence ATGCGTTCACGAAGAATACCAATTGATCCCGATACCCCAGTCAACTGGCTGGTCCTCAAGCAACTTTGGCCTTATTTATTGGAGTTTAAACAACGAGTTTTACTCGCGTTTCTTTGTTTAGTTGCAGCTAAAGTAGCCAGTGTTGGGCTTCCCTTCGTACTGAAACACACTGTGGATAGTCTAAACTCAAAAACCGAGCAATTAATTCTAGCGCCTATTGCACTGATCATCGCCTATGGCACATTGCGCCTTGCCAACGTTTTGTTTGGTGAAATAAGAGATACCCTTTTTGGCAGAGTTACAGAAAGAGCGATGCGCAGAGTCGGTTTACGTGTGTTTGAGCATCTGCATAGCCTCGACTTAGATTTTCACCTCAATAGGCAAACAGGCGGACTCACCAGAGACATAGAAAGAGGCACTAGCGGAATAAGTTTCCTAATGCGCTTTATGGTATTCAATATTGGGCCAACGCTAATAGAAATAGCCATGGTGGTAGGTTTGTTGTTCTATAATTACGGCTTTAACTTCGCCATAGTCATTCTATTGTCAGTAGTGTTCTACGTGATATTTTCCATGAAAGCCACTGACTGGCGCACCAAATATGTTCGTGAAGTGAACCTTGCTGATTCCAGCACCAATACACGAGCCATTGATAGCCTGCTGAATTATGAAACGGTAAAATATTTCAATAACGAAGCGTATGAAGCTGAGCGATATGATAAGGACTTAGCTGGTTGGGAAAGTGCCAGACGTAAAAATAGATTATCACTGTTTGCACTAAATGGTGGACAGGCATTGATCATTGCCATCGCAATGACAGCCATGATGGCAATGGCTGCATATGGTGTTGCAGATGGCGTTATGACAATTGGTGACTTTGTTCTAATAAACGCATTCACTATGCAGATATTTATGCCGTTAAATTTTTTGGGATTTGTGTACCGTGAAATTAGAGGCTCACTGGCAAATATCGAAAATTTATTTGCTCTGCTTGGAAAGTCCCCCGAAGTTAAAAATAATCATAAAGACAGTGATTTAAAGGTATCTGGAGCACAAATAACCTTTTCCAACGTTGGGTTTTGTTATAACAATGATCGTCCTATTCTGAATAATTTATCATTCAGTATAGATGCAGGGAAAAAAATCGCCGTTGTGGGTGAAAGCGGTGCAGGAAAATCAACGATAGTTAAGCTATTGTTTCGTTTCTACGATGTAACAACGGGAAAAATACTGATTGATAATCAAGATATCAGTCAAGTGTCACAACAGTCCTTGAGAAAAGCCATTGGTATAGTGCCGCAGGATACCGTTTTATTTAACGACAGCATATTTGAAAACGTGCGATACGGTCGACCGACAGCCTCAGATGACGAAGTTCAACAAGCCATTGATTTAGCCCATTTAAGAAAATTTGTAGACAGCTTACCCAAAGGTGCTGAGACCCAAGTAGGTGAGCGTGGACTTAAACTATCTGGTGGCGAAAAACAGCGGATAGCAATCGCTAGAACTATACTTAAAAAACCACCTATTCTAGTCTTTGACGAAGCCACTTCATCATTAGACAGTCAGTCAGAAAAAGCAATCTTAGACGCCATCAAAGAAGTCTCGCAGGGACACACAAGTGTCGTGATTGCCCATCGTCTTTCAACCATTATTGACGCAGATAAAATTGTAGTGGTTGATAATGGAGCTGTAGTAGAACAAGGTACACATTCCGAGCTTTTAAACCAAAATGGCTTATATAAGAAGCTTTGGGATACTCAGCAAAACTCAGAACACCACGATTAG
- a CDS encoding amidohydrolase: MKILSTYAGVSLSVLASVLLASCDAEQPEKEPPVTLNKNPFPSTYQAMDSEPTLITNVHILDGVGGYIESGSVFISDGKIKAIGKSVSAPDGTKTIDGKGQWVTPGIIDVHSHLGVYATPDTASHSDGNEMTNPVTAQAWAEHSIWPQDPGFHRALIGGVTSLQILPGSANLVGGRSVTVKNVPNRVIQDMKFPGAPYGIKMACGENPKRVYGKKGGPGTRMGNVAGYRQAWADAQDYKNKWDRYYAEYDQGKDPKVPKRDLKLETLAGVLDGEIIVHMHCYRADDMGTMLDVMKEFNYQIGSFHHAVESYKIADRLKENNVCSSMWADWWGFKMEAYDGIQENIPMVHAAGACAIVHSDDDKGIQRLNQEAAKAWGNGKRVGIEISQADAWQWLSANPAKSLGIFDQTGSLEVGKNADLVLWSTDPFSTYAKTVNVYIDGALAFDRNDPSSWPVSDFELGQPGEGDSK, encoded by the coding sequence ATGAAAATACTATCTACCTACGCAGGGGTCTCCCTAAGCGTTTTGGCTAGCGTGTTATTAGCTAGTTGTGATGCAGAACAACCAGAAAAAGAACCGCCAGTTACCCTGAATAAAAATCCATTCCCTAGTACTTATCAAGCGATGGACAGTGAACCGACTTTAATTACAAATGTGCATATTCTCGACGGTGTTGGTGGTTACATTGAATCCGGTTCCGTATTTATAAGCGATGGTAAAATTAAGGCGATAGGAAAATCAGTTAGTGCGCCAGATGGAACTAAAACCATTGATGGTAAAGGGCAATGGGTTACCCCTGGGATTATTGATGTACATAGCCATTTAGGCGTTTATGCCACACCCGATACAGCTTCTCATTCTGATGGCAATGAAATGACTAATCCAGTAACAGCCCAAGCTTGGGCGGAACATTCAATATGGCCACAGGATCCTGGTTTTCATCGAGCGCTTATTGGAGGTGTCACCAGTTTACAAATATTGCCAGGCTCTGCCAATTTAGTGGGGGGCAGATCGGTAACCGTTAAAAATGTGCCCAATCGAGTGATTCAAGATATGAAGTTTCCAGGAGCTCCCTACGGCATCAAGATGGCCTGTGGAGAAAATCCAAAACGTGTATATGGCAAAAAAGGTGGGCCCGGCACACGAATGGGTAACGTAGCAGGGTATCGACAAGCTTGGGCAGATGCACAAGACTATAAAAATAAATGGGATCGATATTATGCAGAGTACGATCAAGGTAAGGATCCTAAAGTTCCAAAAAGGGATTTAAAGTTAGAAACCTTAGCTGGTGTGTTGGATGGTGAAATCATCGTTCATATGCATTGTTATCGTGCTGATGACATGGGCACAATGCTGGATGTAATGAAAGAGTTTAACTATCAAATTGGTTCTTTTCATCATGCCGTTGAATCTTACAAAATTGCGGATCGTTTAAAAGAAAACAATGTTTGTTCTTCAATGTGGGCTGACTGGTGGGGCTTTAAGATGGAAGCTTATGATGGTATTCAAGAGAATATCCCTATGGTCCATGCTGCTGGGGCCTGCGCCATAGTGCATTCTGATGACGACAAAGGCATTCAACGTTTAAACCAAGAAGCAGCTAAGGCCTGGGGAAATGGTAAGCGAGTTGGAATTGAGATCTCACAAGCTGATGCGTGGCAGTGGCTATCTGCAAATCCTGCTAAATCATTAGGAATATTTGATCAAACAGGTTCATTGGAAGTAGGTAAAAACGCCGATTTAGTACTATGGAGTACAGATCCGTTTTCTACTTATGCTAAAACCGTCAACGTATACATTGATGGAGCCCTTGCTTTTGATCGTAACGATCCAAGTAGTTGGCCGGTAAGTGATTTTGAATTAGGACAACCAGGTGAAGGAGACAGCAAATGA
- the dusC gene encoding tRNA dihydrouridine(16) synthase DusC, which produces MKIVLAPMEGVVDHLMRDMLTQVGGFDSCVTEFVRVVDQLLPTKVFYRLCPELHHHGLTPSGVPVKVQLLGQEPDWLAENAVRAIELGSHGVDLNFGCPAKTVNKSKGGAVLLKEPEALYKIVLAVREAVPQQHQVTAKMRLGFEDKSLAIENAQAIEAAGASSLAIHARTKTEGYKPPAYWEWIAKIRQQTQIPIIANGEIWSKADAILCQQRSECQDIMLGRGALALPNLAQVIRQDASKMTWEQVKALLLSYSGYEIFGDKGRYYPNRIKQWLGYLKVQYPEAESLFMRIRSMTKSADIVSVLQHYQDSDVFS; this is translated from the coding sequence ATGAAAATTGTGTTAGCGCCTATGGAAGGCGTGGTTGATCATCTAATGCGCGATATGTTGACTCAAGTCGGCGGATTTGACTCGTGTGTAACTGAATTCGTGCGTGTGGTAGATCAACTTTTACCGACTAAAGTATTCTATCGTCTATGCCCTGAATTACATCACCATGGATTAACACCTTCAGGTGTGCCAGTAAAGGTGCAACTGTTAGGGCAAGAACCTGATTGGCTGGCGGAAAATGCGGTTAGAGCGATTGAATTAGGTTCTCATGGTGTGGATTTGAATTTTGGCTGTCCCGCCAAGACTGTCAATAAAAGTAAAGGCGGAGCAGTACTTTTAAAAGAGCCTGAAGCTCTTTATAAAATCGTTTTGGCAGTGCGTGAGGCGGTTCCTCAACAACACCAAGTGACAGCCAAAATGCGCTTAGGTTTTGAAGATAAATCTTTAGCGATTGAAAATGCTCAGGCTATTGAAGCCGCAGGGGCCAGCAGTTTAGCGATTCATGCGCGAACCAAAACTGAAGGATATAAACCGCCTGCTTATTGGGAGTGGATTGCCAAAATACGCCAACAAACGCAGATCCCTATTATTGCTAACGGTGAAATTTGGTCGAAGGCAGATGCAATCCTTTGTCAGCAGCGTTCTGAGTGCCAGGACATTATGTTGGGACGAGGTGCGTTAGCTTTGCCTAATTTAGCTCAAGTTATACGACAGGATGCTAGTAAGATGACGTGGGAACAGGTTAAAGCACTACTGTTAAGCTATTCAGGATATGAAATATTTGGTGATAAAGGTCGTTATTATCCGAACCGTATAAAACAATGGTTAGGCTATTTAAAAGTGCAATATCCAGAAGCTGAAAGCTTGTTTATGCGTATTCGGTCAATGACTAAATCAGCCGATATTGTGTCTGTTCTGCAGCACTATCAAGACAGTGATGTTTTTAGCTAA
- a CDS encoding DUF1289 domain-containing protein encodes MKLQSKNISSPCIRNCCLDQHDVCLGCNRSLEEILIWGSADDEQKINILLNTQKRENQRNKVPNNRS; translated from the coding sequence ATGAAATTACAATCCAAAAACATCAGTTCTCCTTGTATTCGAAATTGTTGTTTAGACCAACATGATGTTTGCTTGGGATGTAACCGTAGCCTAGAAGAAATTTTAATCTGGGGGAGTGCTGATGATGAGCAAAAAATAAATATATTATTAAATACTCAAAAGCGTGAAAATCAACGTAATAAAGTACCAAATAACAGATCATAA